The following proteins are encoded in a genomic region of Garra rufa chromosome 22, GarRuf1.0, whole genome shotgun sequence:
- the LOC141298305 gene encoding bone morphogenetic protein 2-like, producing the protein MKDLTRDVQTRRKAPRFMMELYDAVADSNGTLKNTKVLEGNIVRSFEGQSSGSYHFFNLTSFRQDECVIKAEFRWFRHKQTSMGRHHFYKVDLYEVLDSRPKPWRGNLISSRLLPIYTKGWEVFNITQMVTKWILNSGTNNGILVVTALPSGNWFESSMQMEGQSDETNAYLVIYSDDGRKLYQQPPFYTGQNISTSLKLLEPIASFEKSTMRNRRSLRALTSTCQRTNLYVDFAKIGWSGWIISPRGYNAYSCMGSCPFPLSEGLRATNHATVRSIMSALKLSQEAGKPCCVPDVLHPISLLYFDDEENVVLKQYDDMVAGSCGCH; encoded by the exons ATGAAAGATCTGACACGCGATGTTCAGACACGCAGGAAGGCGCCTCGGTTCATGATGGAGTTGTATGATGCTGTCGCGGACTCCAACGGAACGCTGAAAAACACCAAAGTGCTGGAAGGAAATATTGTTAGAAGTTTCGAAG GGCAGTCCAGCGGCTCATATCACTTCTTCAATCTGACATCATTCAGACAGGACGAGTGCGTCATCAAAGCAGAATTCCGATGGTTTCGTCATAAACAGACTTCCATGGGGCGTCATCATTTTTACAAA GTTGACCTGTATGAAGTGCTGGACAGCAGACCTAAACCTTGGAGAGGAAATTTGATAAGCTCAAGGTTATTACCCATCTACACCAAAGGATGGGAGGTTTTTAACATCACACAAATG GTGACTAAATGGATTCTTAACAGCGGTACAAATAATGGTATCCTGGTGGTGACTGCTTTACCTTCAGGAAACTGGTTTGAGTCCAGCATGCAGATGGAGGGGCAGTCAGACGAAACAAATGCATATTTGGTTATATATTCAGACGACGGACGAAAGCTCTACCAACAGCCACCTTTCTACACAG GACAAAATATCAGCACATCTCTTAAACTCCTGGAGCCTATAGCGAGTTTCGAGAAGTCAACGATGCGTAACCGCAGGAGTCTGCGTGCATTAACTTCTACATGCCAGAGGACAAACCTCTATGTAGACTTCGCTAAAATTGGCTGGTCAGGGTGGATAATATCTCCCAGAGGTTATAATGCATACAGCTGCATGGGCTCCTGTCCATTTCCACTGAGTGAAGGTCTACGGGCTACAAATCACGCGACTGTGAGGTCCATCATGAGCGCATTGAAACTCTCTCAGGAGGCGGGGAAACCCTGCTGTGTACCTGATGTGCTTCACCCAATCAGTCTCCTGTACTTCGACGACGAGGAAAATGTTGTTCTAAAACAGTATGACGACATGGTAGCGGGTAGCTGTGGCTGCCATTGA
- the LOC141298456 gene encoding uncharacterized protein — MSNQEKRHRTSMQHLRYLDSFMDEIDREVMSLTDRAFKSLCIGDEAIYNDSEFSPSPVSCHKPTVGDISKKTQESSFSAVKKLNSYPLNGANDPLNRSNKLTKDSSLFAVFAAKKNGENTKMTNGESWDKSALLSIQRELSEFSSDYHSLTAEPLSQVKNHLKSDEKASGKKSSKDASTPPGKSSKSKQSKNNKLRKLNCINFFLHSEFSPFLSWRDFNKFSIGQEHISDIMLSDRPPEWYDSPLYKELTAAHGHYNLSVSPAVEKEVEKCPKQTETHPLTPQLPSVQSAAPKVPPKPGKESERIQHNIPIKAPPLAAEQRCNSEKVEACVPWRKTRSRAKSAAPMGDFINSPACEKTSGGEGSAQVFKKDVKTIEDQTSASSTPFSISQLLTPVIPSRHGTGTSEILQTVLSPSVLDVPALPERDLHPSPEIKREGYKSIASSLLFNLKDNRKRVKAMYSPPKFKGLDATNQSKVSPQPETPKDVLEIPEVSGTKTISPGRHKAIISPMSPLLETGDTQIDDGMPDDYLALSLLQSGKLKSNRSPATKATYPSLQLYRKTSPEEIRENAQTDTSSKGFTEKASKDHETKHNYPSKLLQNKNDPLESMLNAKKITEGLNSERTLEKNSGKSPSVSLTKPEEQANSDLISTNQSKDRLNTKGTVSTQKSPVKEKEAGTKHVFSARQNNYIKSQRCVSTDDDNGHDDGSSNAEKQLMDIKDIIDNDEWSRHSKNAKTKEEHNAGIHKNKVLDQTTVNGPLLKENVHARGEATTAKQQSSILSKNGLETQREQKAKDSSMKGNISAKKSLFASKEPVPNKTNAPLKRENLVMDKYDLAKMALEEVIAEREQRKLKNARVGCEMPQDGLELPTSGVDQLPSMFMLNERGTKDGKGQNTVSAFKTNWQTVQTKSEDMAKHGESHVPEVKLARPCKQEASNGQCQNVEPIKYNERDRLCLDHQESNTNKISKGDKICQKKESMNKNISHAKKCTKRDDNLERRDVCSVGQYEEELWVDKKGSSYKPEIPPRRGRSNSQSNVEEKTVSNLEMKRGGDTTVKTEIMESQKVSKVQSSQSKSRGPVRGNVSALKEKYDKESKVNHKDVQKDLPVQDTCSEEQPNEKAPKDKMKHKFVPPKLTVSDPESGTYSIIYKEMDSESERESSKESERGEQHSSSQRKLSVTQDSQKTLGDLTKNRNEGRQDKVKTNEKEEGAISLKELGDKQNKPKVPKVNMKDFLSGLLGLSNSERVKTADEHEEELSETLSSESYKPDKVRKDSIAVYDILGQSHSVSLFNGKQTHHSSPSSNSSEPSLLHESELEGLLRKAEVCNIKEKQDEKVKENFQKQSIDSYSLSNHESESDVSDRVISPPSDVDRRGWVHNLIESARNLPQISHHQDQQENSLNRYEEDLDLFKDHSPVGIPAISVKSPQPNQPAMQFLSLPGTHLVTGGKLSVGSASVSEEDERRSAVSTLSEGIDGYETSGGDTMEENIPSTAPTEDAEEPKAPSERSASACSGNDSQGQSKPPVVPPKTEKALRRAMKLTTKRIQKAEAKSKSEHKGRSGDKSVKTERRHHSTDKVHERSERRSLSSDRISKQSDDALEYKTQKSEKHARHHSGHKSQNGEENDPSKNVPHATKGKDRQTVDSKSHRSEKQLRGPSNQGDHLDNGNVSNDSDRLGRSNEKYSPKKLERRTQSLDRFMRDKHENTLSSTRKISEGQASPYSNPKALPLRHNSIEHTYAPATNLVTQSFPITQRKLLQDLDSGQYFLVDMPVQVKTKTFFDPETKSYVQLPVQSSEAAVRQAPPLEVMNTPSLMLYHGFVPVPVPSQKSVVRTAGSMIPPDDLEDFEPSRKQMQEDFYETHNEDPYAESVYIPQEHTPEEEIDIVR, encoded by the coding sequence ATGAGCAACCAAGAGAAGCGCCACAGGACAAGCATGCAGCACCTCCGCTATCTTGATAGCTTTATGGATGAAATTGACCGCGAGGTCATGAGCCTGACGGATCGAGCTTTCAAGAGTCTGTGCATTGGAGATGAAGCAATCTACAATGACTCAGAGTTTTCACCTTCTCCAGTCAGCTGCCACAAGCCGACGGTGGGGGACATCTCAAAAAAGACTCAGGAGAGCTcattttctgctgtaaaaaaaCTTAATTCTTACCCCCTTAATGGAGCAAATGATCCATTGAACAGATCAAACAAGTTAACCAAAGACTCTTCGCTTTTTGCAGTGTTTGCAGCCAAAAAGAATGGTGAGAACACCAAGATGACAAATGGGGAATCATGGGATAAATCTGCTCTACTTAGCATCCAAAGAGAGCTCTCTGAGTTTTCTTCAGATTATCACAGTTTAACAGCAGAACCTCTTTCCCAAGTCAAAAATCATCTCAAATCAGATGAAAAAGCCTCTGGCAAGAAATCAAGCAAGGATGCTTCGACACCCCCGGGAAAATCTTCTAAAAgtaaacaaagcaaaaacaacaaACTGAGAAAACTGAATTGCATAAACTTTTTCCTCCACAGCGAATTCAGCCCGTTTTTATCATGGAGGGATTTTAACAAATTCTCCATTGGGCAGGAGCACATTTCAGACATTATGTTGAGTGATAGACCACCCGAATGGTATGATTCACCTCTTTACAAAGAATTAACTGCAGCACATGGACACTATAATTTAAGTGTCTCTCCAGCAGTGGAAAAAGAAGTTGAAAAGTGTCCAAAACAAACTGAGACTCATCCTCTTACACCACAACTTCCTTCTGTGCAATCGGCAGCACCTAAGGTGCCCCCAAAACCTGGGAAAGAGTCCGAGCGCATCCAGCATAATATTCCTATAAAGGCTCCTCCACTTGCCGCTGAACAGAGATGCAATTCAGAAAAAGTGGAAGCTTGCGTTCCCTGGCGAAAAACCCGAAGTAGAGCAAAAAGTGCAGCTCCTATGGGTGATTTCATCAACTCACCAGCTTGCGAAAAGACAAGCGGTGGAGAAGGGAGTGCACAGGTGTTTAAAAAAGATGTTAAGACGATAGAGGACCAGACCTCCGCTAGTTCAACTCCTTTCAGTATTTCACAACTGTTGACACCAGTGATACCCTCCAGACATGGGACGGGAACTTCAGAAATACTGCAAACTGTTCTCTCGCCCAGTGTCCTGGACGTCCCAGCACTCCCTGAGAGAGATCTACATCCGTCGCCTGAGATTAAAAGAGAGGGGTACAAATCCATAGCATCTAGCTTGTTGTTCAATCTCAAGGACAACAGAAAACGGGTTAAGGCCATGTACAGTCCACCGAAGTTTAAAGGTTTGGATGCGACAAATCAAAGTAAAGTGTCTCCCCAACCTGAAACGCCAAAAGATGTGCTTGAGATTCCAGAGGTTTCAGGAACTAAAACAATTTCACCTGGTCGTCACAAAGCCATCATATCTCCAATGAGTCCTTTGTTGGAAACGGGAGACACTCAAATTGATGATGGAATGCCAGATGACTATTTGGCATTGAGTCTGCTTCAATCCGGAAAATTAAAATCAAACAGGAGCCCTGCAACTAAAGCAACATACCCGTCATTACAGCTTTACCGAAAAACTAGTCCTGAAGAGATTAGAGAAAATGCCCAAACTGACACTAGCTCTAAGGGTTTCACAGAAAAGGCGAGCAAAGATCATGAAACAAAGCATAATTATCCAAGTAAATTGTTGCAAAACAAAAATGATCCCTTAGAGTCAATGTTAAATGCCAAAAAGATTACTGAAGGTTTAAACAGTGAAAGGACTCTTGAAaagaattctggaaaaagccCAAGCGTAAGTTTAACAAAACCAGAAGAACAAGCCAATAGTGATTTGATTAGTACAAATCAAAGTAAGGACAGGTTGAACACTAAAGGAACAGTTAGTACACAGAAAAGCCCTGTTAAAGAAAAAGAGGCAGGAACAAAACATGTCTTTTCTGCACGACAGAACAACTACATTAAAAGTCAGAGATGTGTAAGTACAGATGATGATAACGGTCATGATGATGGTAGTTCTAATGCAGAAAAACAGCTGATGGACATAAAGGATATAATTGATAATGATGAGTGGTCCAGGCATTccaaaaatgcaaaaacaaaagaGGAGCATAATGCAGGAATCCATAAAAATAAAGTACTAGATCAAACAACAGTGAATGGACCACTATTGAAAGAAAATGTTCATGCAAGAGGAGAGGCTACCACAGCTAAACAACAGAGTAGTATTTTATCAAAGAATGGTTTGGAAACTCAAAGAGAGCAAAAAGCAAAAGATTCCTCAATGAAAGGAAACATATCTGCAAAGAAATCATTATTTGCATCAAAGGAACCGGTGCCAAATAAGACAAATGCACCGTTAAAGAGAGAGAATCTTGTCATGGATAAGTACGACTTGGCCAAAATGGCTTTAGAGGAAGTAATTGCTGAACGAGAGCAAAGGAAGTTGAAAAATGCAAGAGTTGGTTGTGAAATGCCTCAAGATGGTCTTGAGTTACCCACCAGTGGAGTGGACCAACTGCCTAGTATGTTTATGCTGAATGAAAGGGGGACAAAAGATGGCAAAGGTCAGAATACTGTAtctgcttttaaaactaattggCAGACTGTTCAAACAAAGTCAGAAGACATGGCCAAACATGGTGAAAGTCATGTGCCTGAGGTAAAATTAGCCAGGCCCTGTAAGCAGGAAGCATCTAATGGGCAGTGCCAGAATGTAGAACCAATAAAATATAATGAGAGAGACAGATTGTGCCTAGACCATCAAGAAAGCAATACAAATAAAATCAGCAAGGGTGATAAAATATGCCAAAAGAAAGAGtcgatgaataaaaatataagtcATGCAAAGAAATGTACAAAACGGGATGATAATTTGGAACGTAGAGATGTTTGCAGTGTGGGACAGTATGAGGAAGAGTTGTGGGTTGACAAAAAGGGTAGCTCCTATAAACCTGAGATACCTCCACGAAGAGGGAGAAGTAATTCTCAGAGTAACGTAGAGGAAAAGACAGTAAGTAATTTGGAAATGAAAAGAGGAGGAGACACTACAGTCAAAACTGAGATCATGGAAAGTCAGAAAGTTAGCAAAGTTCAGTCAAGTCAATCAAAGAGTCGAGGCCCAGTGAGAGGAAATGTATCGGCTCTGAAAGAGAAATATGACAAAGAAAGTAAGGTGAACCACAAGGATGTTCAGAAAGATCTGCCTGTTCAAGACACATGTTCTGAAGAGCAACCCAATGAAAAGGCTCCAAAGGACAAAATGAAACACAAATTTGTTCCACCAAAACTCACAGTCAGTGATCCTGAAAGTGGCACTTATTCCATTATCTACAAGGAGATGGATTCAGAGAGTGAAAGAGAATCTTCAAAAGAATCAGAAAGAGGCGAGCAACATTCTAGTTCACAGAGGAAACTCAGTGTCACTCAAGACTCCCAAAAGACTCTAGGTGATCTCACAAAGAACAGAAATGAAGGAAGGCAAGACAAGGTAAAAACAAATGAGAAGGAAGAAGGTGCTATAAGCCTGAAGGAGCTTGGAGACAAGCAGAACAAACCCAAAGTTCCAAAAGTCAATATGAAAGACTTCCTAAGTGGACTTCTTGGACTTTCAAACTCAGAAAGGGTCAAAACTGCCGATGAACATGAGGAGGAACTCTCTGAAACATTGTCCTCAGAGTCATACAAACCGGATAAAGTCAGAAAGGACAGCATCGCAGTATACGATATCCTTGGACAGTCCCACTCTGTGTCCTTGTTCAATGGTAAACAAACACATCACAGCAGTCCCTCTTCAAACTCAAGTGAACCCTCTCTATTACACGAATCCGAACTGGAAGGGTTGTTAAGGAAAGCAGAAGTCTGTAACATAAAAGAAAAGCAAGATGAAAAGGTGAAGGAGAATTTCCAAAAACAATCAATAGATTCCTACTCTTTAAGCAACCATGAAAGTGAGTCGGATGTGTCTGACAGGGTAATTTCTCCACCGAGTGATGTGGACAGAAGAGGATGGGTGCACAACTTGATTGAGTCAGCTAGAAATTTACCACAAATATCACACCATCAGGATCAACAAGAAAACAGCTTGAATAGATATGAGGAAGATCTGGACCTCTTCAAAGATCATTCTCCGGTTGGGATACCTGCTATATCAGTCAAGAGCCCCCAACCAAACCAACCAGCAATGCAGTTCTTGTCCCTTCCAGGAACTCACCTGGTTACAGGTGGAAAGCTGTCAGTTGGAAGTGCCTCGGTGTCCGAGGAGGATGAACGACGCTCTGCTGTGAGCACTTTATCTGAGGGAATTGATGGGTATGAAACAAGCGGAGGGGATACGATGGAGGAGAACATCCCTAGCACTGCACCAACGGAGGATGCGGAGGAACCCAAGGCACCCAGCGAAAGATCTGCTTCAGCCTGCAGTGGAAACGACAGTCAGGGTCAGAGCAAACCGCCAGTTGTACCTCCAAAAACCGAAAAGGCTCTACGCAGAGCCATGAAGCTCACCACAAAGAGGATACAAAAGGCTGAAGCTAAAAGTAAATCTGAGCATAAAGGCAGGAGTGGTGACAAAAGTGTCAAGACTGAGAGGAGGCACCACAGCACTGACAAAGTACATGAGAGATCAGAACGCAGGTCACTCAGCAGTGACAGAATCAGCAAGCAAAGCGATGACGCACTTGAGTACAAAACTCAAAAAAGTGAGAAGCATGCTAGACACCATAGTGGACACAAGAGCCAAAATGGAGAAGAGAATGATCCTAGTAAAAACGTGCCACATGCAACTAAAGGCAAAGATAGACAAACTGTTGACTCAAAGAGCCATCGCAGTGAGAAACAACTAAGAGGCCCATCAAACCAAGGGGATCATTTGGACAATGGCAATGTGAGTAATGACAGTGACAGATTGGGCAGAAGCAATGAGAAATACTCGCCCAAGAAACTGGAACGTAGGACTCAAAGTCTTGATAGATTTATGAGGGATAAACACGAAAACACATTGAGCAGCACTAGGAAAATCTCAGAAGGGCAAGCATCTCCGTACTCTAATCCTAAGGCGTTACCTTTGCGCCACAACAGCATTGAACATACTTATGCGCCAGCCACTAATCTTGTAACGCAGTCCTTCCCGATCACCCAGAGGAAGCTTTTACAAGACCTTGACTCTGGGCAGTACTTTCTGGTGGATATGCCTGTACAGGTCAAAACAAAAACTTTCTTTGACCCAGAAACCAAAAGTTACGTGCAACTGCCGGTACAGTCTTCTGAGGCTGCTGTGCGACAAGCTCCGCCATTGGAGGTTATGAACACGCCATCACTTATGCTCTATCATGGCTTTGTTCCAGTGCCTGTACCATCACAGAAATCTGTTGTCAGGACTGCAGGATCTATGATTCCTCCTGATGACCTAGAAGACTTTGAACCTAGTAGGAAACAGATGCAGGAGGACTTTTATGAAACACATAATGAAGATCCTTATGCCGAGTCGGTGTATATTCCACAAGAACACACACCTGAAGAGGAAATTGATATTGTGAGATGA